Proteins found in one Gammaproteobacteria bacterium genomic segment:
- the nhaR gene encoding transcriptional activator NhaR, with amino-acid sequence MRHLNYSHLHYFWTVAREGSIAKASELLHITPQTISGQLKLLEESIGEPLFQRAGRGLSLTAMGDVVNLYADEIFTLGGELAQRVQSQSIEVHNKLSVGILNSIPKLIAFRTIAPALELEESIKVICQEGEFETLLGDLAVHKLDLIISDRQVPAGLNVKAYNHKLGNSQIAFFAHKSIASRYSKKFPQSLTNAPLLLPASNNQMRRDLDDWFDEVGVQPNIVAEVDDSALIKAFGEAAIGLFPAPYAVAEAIESMYHAKLVGTIESVTETYYTISPERKIKHPGVLKITEEARSRLFN; translated from the coding sequence ATGAGACACTTAAACTATAGCCACTTACACTATTTTTGGACGGTTGCACGTGAAGGTAGTATTGCAAAAGCATCCGAATTACTGCACATCACGCCACAGACAATCAGTGGCCAATTAAAATTATTGGAAGAATCTATTGGAGAGCCTTTATTCCAGCGTGCTGGTCGTGGATTAAGTCTTACTGCAATGGGTGATGTGGTAAATCTTTATGCTGATGAAATTTTTACTTTGGGTGGTGAGCTTGCGCAACGCGTACAAAGCCAGTCAATTGAAGTTCATAATAAACTTAGTGTGGGAATATTAAATTCAATTCCCAAGCTAATCGCTTTTCGCACAATTGCGCCTGCATTAGAGTTGGAAGAATCTATCAAAGTGATTTGTCAGGAAGGAGAATTTGAAACATTACTGGGCGATCTCGCTGTACATAAGTTAGATTTGATAATCTCTGACAGACAAGTCCCAGCAGGGTTGAATGTGAAAGCATATAACCATAAGTTAGGTAATAGTCAAATAGCTTTTTTTGCACATAAAAGTATTGCGTCAAGATATAGTAAGAAATTTCCACAATCATTGACTAATGCACCATTGTTATTGCCTGCTAGCAATAATCAAATGCGTAGAGATCTTGACGACTGGTTTGATGAAGTTGGGGTGCAGCCTAATATTGTTGCTGAAGTAGATGATAGTGCATTAATTAAAGCATTTGGTGAAGCTGCTATTGGTCTATTTCCTGCGCCATATGCAGTGGCAGAAGCAATTGAAAGTATGTATCACGCAAAACTTGTAGGCACGATAGAGTCCGTCACTGAAACCTATTACACTATATCCCCTGAAAGGAAGATAAAGCATCCTGGTGTATTAAAGATAACTGAAGAAGCGAGATCCAGACTTTTTAACTAA
- a CDS encoding HPF/RaiA family ribosome-associated protein, translating to MHVEIQARGFELSENLENHIHKKVTHALQYANTKVRKVIVRLFNEDARHNQKTRTCRILVSVKGMPDIITNYRANNIYKASNAAIKASSFTIKNRLNKIRKLKNIKRQTQSLITN from the coding sequence ATGCATGTAGAAATTCAAGCAAGAGGATTTGAGTTATCCGAAAACTTGGAAAATCATATCCACAAAAAAGTTACTCACGCATTACAGTACGCAAACACTAAAGTACGAAAAGTAATTGTTAGGTTATTTAATGAAGATGCAAGACACAATCAAAAAACTCGTACTTGCCGCATATTAGTTTCAGTTAAAGGTATGCCAGATATTATTACTAACTATCGTGCAAATAATATTTATAAAGCATCAAACGCAGCAATTAAAGCATCAAGCTTTACGATAAAAAACAGACTTAATAAGATTAGAAAATTAAAGAATATTAAGCGCCAAACACAATCATTAATTACTAATTAA
- the ccmI gene encoding c-type cytochrome biogenesis protein CcmI: protein MITFWLVVIGLILLGLLFVLLPLLSKENKNQYVSREEINKAIYIGKVEDLEADLERNLLDKEEYDHALADLQQTLLQDADVEDTKPFNLRGNKIMTLTIAIVLPVVALLTYKQVSTGSYTYDVASNQTVASSQMQSIENSIASLEKKLKEKPDSVEGWRMLGQSYFVTQQYELAKQAYIKALDLVNQADPEILVLTAEASAFSNNELFSDYEKSLLAKALSINPNHQRGLWYSGYAAYTTSDFQNAVNHWQTLLTLVPNDRADVKASLVQFLNDARSKAGLVPLEQAEDMAQQDTSDQRKIEVSVQLNESVNQLAGSGDTLFIYARAVDGPKMPLSLARLTVASLPAKVTLSKEMAMMPSMDIDTFEKVEVLARISKSGQAITQKGDLISKSVVVDFSETNIAAVNLDISAIAD, encoded by the coding sequence ATGATCACTTTTTGGTTAGTCGTAATTGGTTTGATATTGCTTGGACTTTTATTTGTCTTATTGCCATTACTTTCAAAGGAAAATAAAAATCAGTACGTTTCCAGAGAGGAAATTAATAAGGCAATTTATATCGGTAAAGTAGAAGATTTAGAAGCTGATTTAGAGCGTAACCTCCTAGACAAAGAAGAGTACGATCATGCGCTTGCCGACTTGCAGCAAACGTTATTACAAGATGCTGATGTTGAAGATACCAAACCGTTTAATTTGCGTGGTAACAAGATAATGACTTTGACCATAGCTATAGTATTGCCAGTGGTCGCTTTGCTCACATATAAACAAGTCAGTACTGGAAGTTATACTTATGATGTCGCTAGTAACCAGACTGTTGCATCATCACAAATGCAATCTATAGAAAACTCGATTGCCAGTTTGGAGAAAAAATTAAAAGAAAAGCCTGACAGTGTCGAAGGTTGGAGAATGTTAGGGCAGTCATACTTTGTGACACAACAATATGAGCTTGCCAAGCAAGCTTATATTAAAGCTCTTGATCTTGTTAACCAAGCCGACCCAGAAATATTAGTATTGACTGCAGAAGCGTCAGCATTTTCTAATAATGAATTATTCAGCGACTATGAAAAATCATTATTAGCTAAAGCCTTGTCTATTAACCCTAATCATCAGCGTGGCTTGTGGTATTCAGGCTATGCAGCTTATACAACCTCTGACTTCCAGAACGCAGTTAATCATTGGCAAACATTATTAACTCTGGTGCCAAATGATAGAGCAGATGTGAAAGCATCATTAGTCCAGTTTTTAAATGATGCGCGTAGTAAAGCAGGTCTAGTACCCTTAGAGCAAGCAGAGGATATGGCTCAACAAGACACAAGTGATCAGCGCAAAATTGAAGTTTCTGTACAACTTAATGAAAGTGTTAACCAATTAGCAGGGTCTGGCGACACATTGTTTATATACGCTAGAGCAGTAGATGGCCCAAAAATGCCGCTTTCATTAGCGCGTTTAACCGTTGCAAGTCTTCCTGCAAAGGTTACTCTATCTAAAGAAATGGCCATGATGCCTAGTATGGATATAGATACTTTTGAAAAAGTAGAAGTGTTGGCGCGTATATCAAAAAGTGGTCAGGCGATAACTCAAAAAGGTGATCTCATTTCGAAATCAGTCGTTGTAGATTTTTCAGAAACGAATATAGCTGCTGTGAATCTAGATATTAGTGCTATTGCTGATTAA
- a CDS encoding cytochrome c-type biogenesis protein — MNRAKIFVFTFIVLHSSVSIPQVISVAPEYEERYEHLLSELRCLVCQNQTVAESPADLSNDLRIEVKEMLERGATDQEILKFMSDRYGDFVLYNPPVKPRTYLLWIGPFLLLAGGLITALMLVKRRSMDITDNELNDKDRQRLKDLLDEDINTKMK, encoded by the coding sequence ATGAATAGAGCGAAAATTTTTGTTTTTACTTTTATTGTGTTGCATTCATCAGTAAGCATCCCGCAAGTGATTAGTGTTGCGCCTGAATATGAAGAGCGTTACGAACATCTTTTGTCCGAGCTGCGTTGCTTAGTTTGTCAAAATCAAACAGTGGCAGAATCACCTGCTGATCTTTCTAATGACTTGCGCATTGAAGTAAAAGAAATGTTGGAGAGAGGTGCGACAGATCAAGAAATTTTAAAATTCATGTCTGACAGATATGGAGATTTTGTTTTATATAATCCTCCAGTTAAGCCGCGCACTTACTTATTATGGATTGGGCCATTTTTGCTACTTGCTGGTGGACTTATCACTGCACTAATGCTGGTTAAACGACGCTCAATGGATATTACGGATAATGAATTGAATGACAAAGACAGGCAACGTCTAAAAGATCTTCTCGATGAAGATATTAATACGAAAATGAAATAA
- a CDS encoding DsbE family thiol:disulfide interchange protein: MIRFLIPVLLFLILTGFLFVGLYKDPSLIPSPLIGKPIPTFATSTLRDPGKIISDKDIQGDYALINVWATWCAACKQEHAALVYLASQLQVPIYGLNYKDDRGAAINWLKQYGDPYVINIFDENGRIGIDFGVYGAPETFLIDSKGIIQHKLVGVMTPDVWEKQFMPKINQITAALQ, translated from the coding sequence ATGATTCGTTTTCTTATTCCTGTATTACTCTTTTTAATATTGACTGGATTTTTGTTTGTTGGCTTATATAAGGATCCATCTCTAATTCCTTCACCATTAATTGGAAAACCGATCCCAACATTTGCTACCAGTACATTGAGAGATCCTGGCAAGATAATTTCTGATAAAGATATTCAGGGCGACTATGCACTGATAAATGTCTGGGCAACGTGGTGTGCTGCGTGTAAACAGGAACATGCAGCATTAGTTTATTTGGCAAGTCAATTACAAGTACCTATCTATGGGCTTAATTATAAAGATGATCGTGGAGCTGCTATTAATTGGTTGAAGCAATATGGTGACCCATATGTTATTAATATTTTTGATGAAAATGGCCGGATAGGCATCGACTTTGGAGTCTATGGTGCTCCAGAAACATTCTTGATAGATAGTAAAGGAATAATACAACATAAACTTGTGGGTGTAATGACTCCTGATGTATGGGAAAAGCAATTTATGCCTAAAATAAATCAGATCACAGCAGCATTACAATGA
- a CDS encoding heme lyase CcmF/NrfE family subunit encodes MVAEIGQFALVIALCLAITQSTIPLIGAHRNNLSWMAVGRTAASGQFLFLLISFVCLTYCFVTNDFSVLYVANNSNTKLPVYYQISAVWGAHEGSLLLWVLALAGWGFAVSIFSRALPAEMIARVLAVMGMIGIGFILFTLLTSNPFERLFPAAIEGRDLNPLLQDPGLVIHPPMLYMGYVGFSVAFAFAIAALLSGKLDSAWVRWSRPWASIAWVFLTIGIALGSWWAYHELGWGGWWFWDPVENASFMPWLVGTALIHSLAVTEKRSTFKSWTILLSIMAFSLSLLGTFLVRSGVLVSVHSFASDPARGVYILGFLAVVVGGSLTLYAWRAAQFTSGGRFDLVSKETMLLINNVLLVVAMITILIGTLYPLFLDALGLPKLSVGPPYFSAVFVPLMLPLVIIMGIGPIAKWRRVPVKELFSRLKILLFLGIALGIILPLAIYRDTTIMTAVGIAAAAWAILTALYAVLRLIIKRDSSTSLGKAYKKIPRAMLGMVTAHIGIGIFILGVVFTSSFSDEKEVSVTFGQQVELAGYTFILENVGPVQGPNYKAMRGSVNVTRDGSPVAMLYPEKRIYTVQTNPMTEPGIQTGVFRDLYVSLGEPINENEWGFRIYYRPFIQWVWFGTLLMAIGGILGAMDKRYRTLATVKKEVDNGNSDTQTTSA; translated from the coding sequence ATGGTTGCAGAAATTGGTCAGTTCGCATTAGTCATTGCTTTATGTTTGGCAATTACACAATCAACTATCCCACTAATCGGTGCGCATCGTAACAACCTCAGTTGGATGGCGGTAGGGCGCACAGCTGCCAGTGGGCAGTTTCTATTTCTATTGATTTCTTTTGTTTGTTTAACATACTGTTTTGTGACTAACGATTTCTCTGTGTTGTATGTTGCTAATAACTCTAATACGAAATTACCTGTTTATTATCAAATTTCAGCAGTATGGGGTGCACATGAAGGCTCTTTACTTCTCTGGGTGCTAGCTCTTGCTGGCTGGGGTTTTGCGGTATCAATATTTAGTCGTGCGCTGCCTGCGGAGATGATTGCTAGAGTATTAGCAGTTATGGGTATGATAGGTATTGGTTTTATTTTATTTACTTTACTTACATCAAACCCATTTGAAAGATTATTTCCAGCAGCGATTGAAGGGCGTGATTTAAATCCTTTGTTGCAAGATCCTGGTTTAGTCATACACCCACCAATGTTGTATATGGGGTATGTTGGTTTTTCAGTAGCATTTGCATTTGCCATTGCTGCATTATTAAGTGGCAAGTTAGATTCTGCATGGGTGCGATGGTCTCGCCCTTGGGCAAGTATTGCTTGGGTATTTCTAACTATAGGAATTGCACTTGGAAGTTGGTGGGCATATCACGAGTTAGGCTGGGGTGGTTGGTGGTTTTGGGATCCAGTGGAAAATGCTTCATTTATGCCTTGGTTAGTAGGTACAGCGTTAATTCATTCCTTAGCAGTCACAGAAAAACGTTCTACATTTAAAAGTTGGACAATTCTGTTATCAATCATGGCATTCTCATTAAGCTTGCTTGGTACCTTCTTGGTGCGTTCGGGCGTATTAGTCTCAGTGCATTCATTTGCGAGCGATCCTGCACGTGGTGTTTACATATTAGGTTTTTTGGCTGTAGTAGTTGGTGGCTCGTTAACATTATATGCATGGCGTGCGGCTCAATTTACTTCTGGCGGACGTTTTGATTTGGTTTCTAAAGAAACCATGTTGCTCATTAATAATGTATTGCTAGTAGTAGCGATGATCACCATTCTAATAGGTACTCTTTATCCGCTGTTCTTAGATGCATTAGGGTTGCCAAAATTATCAGTTGGACCTCCGTATTTTTCAGCAGTGTTTGTGCCATTGATGTTGCCTTTAGTAATAATCATGGGAATAGGGCCCATTGCTAAGTGGCGCCGTGTACCAGTAAAAGAATTATTTAGTAGGTTAAAAATATTATTATTTTTAGGTATTGCCCTGGGAATTATACTCCCATTAGCGATTTACAGAGATACAACTATTATGACGGCTGTCGGTATTGCAGCTGCAGCATGGGCAATATTAACTGCGCTATATGCAGTGTTGAGATTAATCATTAAACGAGATAGCTCAACATCATTGGGTAAAGCGTATAAAAAAATACCTCGAGCAATGTTAGGTATGGTGACGGCACACATTGGTATAGGTATATTTATTCTGGGTGTAGTTTTTACCAGTTCATTCAGTGACGAAAAGGAAGTAAGCGTCACTTTTGGTCAGCAGGTTGAATTAGCCGGCTATACATTTATATTAGAGAATGTTGGGCCCGTTCAAGGACCTAACTATAAAGCCATGCGTGGCAGTGTAAATGTGACAAGAGATGGATCACCAGTAGCTATGTTGTATCCTGAGAAACGAATTTATACCGTACAAACAAATCCCATGACTGAACCTGGAATTCAAACAGGTGTTTTCCGAGATTTATATGTGTCTTTAGGCGAACCTATAAATGAGAATGAATGGGGTTTTAGAATTTATTATCGACCATTTATTCAGTGGGTTTGGTTTGGTACGCTACTTATGGCAATTGGCGGTATATTAGGCGCTATGGACAAACGTTATCGAACTTTGGCGACAGTAAAAAAGGAAGTGGATAATGGAAATTCTGACACACAAACAACATCCGCTTAA
- the ccmE gene encoding cytochrome c maturation protein CcmE, translating to MTPKRKQRLIFVMVLIVGFGAAIGLALFAFQKNLLYFYSPSQIASSEVEKGQMFRLGGLVVEGSVVRESDGITTQFDLTDTAGSITVRYTGLLPDLFREGQGIVAQGKINQKGVFVAQEVLAKHDENYMPPEVAEALKEAGAKHPVSIPKTTIN from the coding sequence ATGACGCCAAAAAGAAAACAACGTTTAATATTTGTCATGGTGCTAATTGTTGGCTTCGGTGCCGCGATTGGTCTTGCGCTTTTTGCCTTTCAAAAAAATCTACTATATTTTTATAGCCCTTCACAGATTGCTTCAAGTGAAGTTGAAAAAGGTCAAATGTTTCGCTTGGGTGGTTTGGTAGTTGAAGGAAGTGTAGTACGTGAAAGTGATGGTATTACTACGCAATTTGATCTTACAGATACAGCGGGAAGTATTACAGTGAGATACACCGGCTTATTGCCGGATTTATTCCGTGAAGGGCAAGGCATTGTTGCACAAGGTAAGATTAATCAAAAAGGTGTATTCGTTGCTCAAGAAGTATTAGCAAAGCATGATGAAAACTACATGCCCCCTGAAGTGGCGGAAGCATTAAAGGAAGCGGGGGCTAAACATCCTGTATCTATTCCAAAGACTACTATTAATTAA
- the ccmD gene encoding heme exporter protein CcmD encodes MKEFFAMGGYAFFVWASYGIVAFVMIANVVAAKIKRKRIFKELQELSEES; translated from the coding sequence ATGAAAGAATTTTTTGCTATGGGCGGTTATGCTTTTTTTGTATGGGCATCTTATGGAATAGTGGCATTTGTTATGATTGCAAATGTAGTTGCCGCGAAAATCAAACGTAAACGAATTTTTAAAGAGTTACAGGAATTATCGGAAGAGTCCTGA